One Pectobacterium cacticida genomic window, ATGGCGCCTCCTTCTTTTCCGGTAGCGTAATGCCGTTAAATATCTTGATGACCGCACTGTCGTCTTCTTTACCAAATCCGGCGTTGCTGGCGGCGGTAAACATGTTGAACGCGGTAGAGGCCAGCGGCAGTGGGAAATGGAGTGATTTGGCAGTGTCGGTAACCAGCCCCAGATCTTTCACGAAAATATCAACGGCGGACTTTGGCGTGTAATCGCCATCGACAACGTGACGCATGCGGTTTTCAAACATCCAGGAATTCCCGGCAGCGTTGGTCACCACGTCATACATGATATCCAGCGGGATATCGGCACGGGCGGCTAGCGCCATTGCTTCCGCGCCAGCGGCGATGTGTACGCCTGCCAGCAACTGGTGAATAATTTTAACCGTTGCGCCCAGCCCGATTTCTGCACCGATGCGGTAGACCTTGCCCGCGACGGCATCCAGCACGGGCTTCAGTTTCTCAAAAGCCAGATCGGAACCGGAGGCCATGACCGTCATGTCGCCTGCGGCGGCTTTTGCCGCCCCGCCGGACACCGGCGCATCCAGCATGATCAACTGATGCTCAGCCAGACGCTGTTCAATGTTTTTGGCATCCTGCGCGGAGATGGTGGAAGACACCATGACCACGGTGCCGGGCTTGAGTTTCGCGGCGACCTGCGATTCACCGAACAAAATGCCGTTCACCTGTGCGGCGTTTACGACCAGCAGCACCACGGCATCCAGCTTGTCAGCGAAAGCATCAATACGCGTGTCGGCCTGCGCCGCCCCCGCCTGACGTAAGCGTTCCAGCGCCTGCGGATTGATATCGACACCATATGTCGTCAGGCCAGCGTTAATGCAAGATGCCGCAGCGCCAAAACCCATGGAACCCAGACCGATAACGGCGACAGCATAATCAGAAGTCTTTTTCATCGTGGTTGCCTTGTTAAAATTAGTGATTATTTGTTCTCTGGTGTTAAATATAAGGACTATCAGAACAAATTATGGTGATTTTTATCACATAAATTAACATTCAGATCGCAATGACTCAGGCTCGCTGAACACCACCGAGAAAGATATAGTCTTAATTTTCTTTATATATCATGCAATTAAATATAATTTCGCGCTGTGTAACGGTGAACACCATCATGTCTGGCGTGGTGTATGACGTGAATTTATGATAATTATCGTCATCAAACGGGGTATCTCTCACAATATTTATCAAACCAGCACTCTCAAACAAACAGGGAACGAACAGCGTGATTCCAGTAGAACGTCATCAACAAATTCTGGCGCTGATCGCCGAACGCGGCGTGGTGAGTATCAATGAATTGACAGAGCGACTGGGCGTGTCGCACATGACGGTTCGGCGCGATGTGCAAAAGCTGGAGCAGGACGGTCTGCTGCTGAGTGTCTCCGGCGGCGTGCGCTCGCCCGAACGTCTGGCGATTGAGCCGTCGCATCAGGTTAAATCCGTGATGTTCAGCCAGCAGAAAGAAGCAATTGGCAAACTGGCGGCGCAGCACATTCCGTTGAATAGCTGCATTTATCTGGATGCAGGCACCACGACGCTATCGCTGGCGCGCGAGTTGGCGGAACGCGACGATCTCCTGATTGTCACCAACGACTTTGTTATCGCAGCCTTTCTGATTGACTCCAGCCAGTGCCGCATGATCCACACCGGCGGCACGCTGTGTCGGGAAAACCGCTCCTGCGTTGGGGAGGCGGTAGCGCAGGCGCTGCGCAACCTGTTTATCGACATCGCCTTTATCTCCGCGTCCTCCTGGAGCCTGCGCGGGTTGTCCACGCCAAACGAAGACAAAGTGGTTGTGAAACGCGCGGTGGTAGAAGCCAGCAGAAAACGCGTCCTGCTATGCGACACCTCGAAATATGGTCGCATCGCCACCCACCTTGCCACGCCGCTCAGCGTATTCGACAGTATTATCACCGACGACGGCTTACCTGCCGCCGCCAAAGAAGCCTTGAGCAAAATGGGGGTAGAGGTGCTGGTGGCGTGAGGGGGGATAGCCAAACTGGGACGGCCTAACTCTCGCCTTGAGCCCAATGTGGAAATAAACGTATTATCGCGATGTCGTTAATTAAATAAACTCATGAAAAAAAGGAATGTAAATAATGAGTGTGCGTAGTGAAATTATTGATGGCCGGCAAGCCTCTGGTGTGACATATGGCTTGATTTATACTGAGGTGCTAGGTTGGATTGATTTAGGCCATGCGAAAGGGGACGACATTAAGGATATTATTCAACAAATGTATGTCGGAGAGAATACTGAAGACGGAATGCCATACTACGATGTTACCTATAAACAAGGCATGATTGGACTCAGAAGAAGCGTCACTATCAACCGATTTATTAAATGGCGGATAAAAAAAGGAAGGTCTCTTCAAGAAAGACATAGCATTGCTCTTGCTATGATTCTCACCGTAGCGAAACGGTTTGAATCTATGCAGGCCTCTTTTCTATTCAATTTAGTTACAGATAGTGGGTTTAGTGGGGAAGATCTTGTTTCAGATTTATTAGGTTTCTACCGAGTGGTTTCTACTCCTAACCCTTTTTATTTATTACGGCCAGTGAGTAAAGAAGAAGCATTAAAACGATGGGATTTCTATGGCCCTATCGGAAATTTTAAAAATATAGGATTCCGACCTATTTTATTTCCGGATCCTGAGCTCAGGTCCTATGCTCAACCTCGGTTAGGGTTTCTCCCATCTTTTATGCAAACAATATATCCTTATAATGACTTTGAGTCAGGAAATGTAGGTATTGCATCCTACGATGGTACTGAACTCACAACAAATTTCTTTAAATAACATGAAAAAAAAGATAATTATATCACTCGTCATATCGATCCTAATTGTCTTGCCGCTTATCTATTATTGGCCTGCCATAGTTATTCTGACGGAGGGGAGTTCTCGCTACACGGAACAGGACACCCGACGATATGAAATGCTGACGGACGATATTATTAAAAATTGCCCGCGTATTTCTTCTATCTATGATTTTGGCTATGCCACGGTTGATGGCCCTGCATTGGAAGTCAGCAATATTACGTTTCAAAACACCAATAACGCGACAAGCATACGCAGCTATCTAGCGTCGCTTGGTTTTATGCCGAGCTACACAGACACGACGGGTGAGTATTGGAAGTCTACGGATTCAGATAAAACGATACATATAGGAATCATCAACGATCCTAAAATCGTTATCGTTGATGTCATACGAAAGTAGCCCTGAATAAAGCAGCAAGCGCGTTTGAATGTATGGTGATGTTCCGGTGCGTAGCATTTTGTACACGTCATGTACAGTTGTATAGAGATTCACTACACGGGCATGATGATGAAAGCGCCAATCAATATTCGGGCCAAAGCCTCCCAACGGGATTTGATCGATATGGCTGCAAACCTTGTGTCAAAATCGCGTACCGATTTTATGCTTGAAGCTACCTGCCGTGAGGCGCAGGACATTTTGTTGGATCAACGTTTGTTGATTTTGGATAACGAACAGTTTGGCGAATTTTTGGCCGAGTTGGATGCATCACCGCAGAGCGTCAGGCTCGCATTAACGATCTAATGAGCCGCAAATCGCCATGGGAATAACTGCGCCAGAGTCATTACTGATAATTGCTCTTGGTGGCATGCTATTGATTAAATACATCCTTATTTAGCCACTTTTTAAATATCAAAAAAGTGGCACATAGGTTCCATTTGCTGATGCAGGATTCGGATGATAAGAAGATCTTCTTCTCGTATGCGGTAGAAAATAGCGTGTTGCCTATGATCGAATCGGCGCACACCTTGGCTAATTTCAGGGTACTCTTGGCCTATATAAGGGGATTCTGCTAGCAGAATCAGCGTATTCTCTAGCGACTCTGTATAATTGTCAGCCTGACTGATGCCGTAGTTGATCAATGTGTACTCAAAGATGCCTGCGAAATCTTCTACTGCAAGATTAGAGAGTTTATACATTCAGTTCGCGCTTCTTTTTTGCCGCAATTTCACGCAGCGTCAACGAACTTTCTCCACTTTGCTCCCCCGCATAAATCGCTTTTTTCAGAGCCTCTGTTTTGGATTCTTGTTGTTCAAGAAGACGAAGTGCTGACCTGATGACTTCACTGGTTGAACTATAGCGACCGCTATCTATTAATTTGGAGACAAAATCATCCAGTTGTTCGCCGATCGTAATACTTGTCGTTCTAGGCATAAAAACCTCCTGTGTTATCTATTAACACAAATGGTAGCACAGAAAAGCCTACTTAGTAGCCAATAAGAAGACCTTCTTTCCTCTGTCACTTTCCCGTCATCTTCCAGTTATTTTTCTGTCATGTGCTCATGTCATGTTTACCTTCGCATAAAAAACGCCGTGATGATGGCGATCCTAATTGATTGCAGGAGACAGGCATGTTCAACAACACAATTCGTAAAACACATGCTATTCGCACCGCCGCGGCGTGTGTGGCATTAGCGCTGATGAGCGCCAGTGCGCAGGCCGCGACAGAAATTCCTTTCTGGCACTCTATGGAAGGCGAGCTAGGGAAAGAAGTGAATTCTCTGGCTGACCGTTTTAACAAGGCACACAGCGATGTAAAAATTGTGCCGGTCTACAAAGGCAACTATGAACAGAATCTGGCTGCCGGGATTGCGGCCTACCGCGCGGGAAATGCGCCCGCCATTTTGCAGGTTTATGAAGTGGGTACGGCGACCATGATGGCAAGTAAAGCTATCAAGCCCGTTTATGAAGTGTTCAAAGACGCTGGCATTCAATTCGACGAATCGGTGTTTGTACCGACCGTTTCCGGTTATTACACCGATGCAAAGAGCGGTCACCTGCTGTCGCAGCCGTTTAACAGCTCAACCCCTGTGCTGTATTACAACAAAGATGCCTTCAAGAAGGCGGGATTAGATCCCGAACAACCCCCGAAAACCTGGCAGCAAGTGGCCGACTACACCGCCAAATTGCGTGCAGCCGGGATGAAGTGCGGCTATGCCAGCGGCTGGCAGGGTTGGATTCAGATTGAAAACTTCAGCGCCTGGCACGGTTTGCCCGTTGCGAGTAAAAATAATGGCTTTGATGGCACCGATGCGGTGCTGGAATTCAACAAGCCGACGCAGGTCAAGCATATCCAACTATTGCAGGACATGAACAAGAAGGGTGACTTTACCTATTTCGGCCGTAAAGATGAGCCAACCGAAAAATTCTATAACGGCGACTGCGCCATCACGACGGCATCTTCTGGATCGCTGGCGGATATTCGTCAGCATGCCAAGTTTAATTACGGCGTTGGCATGATGCCGTATGACGCCGATGTGGAAGGCGCACCGCAAAACGCCATTATCGGCGGCGCCAGCCTGTGGGTGATGGGAGGAAAAGATGCCGCGACCTACAAAGGCGTCGCTGAGTTTATGAAGTTCCTGGCCGAACCGGAAAATGCCGCCGAATGGCACCAGAAAACCGGTTATCTGCCAATCACCACCGCCGCGTATGAACTGACGCAGAAGCAGGGTTTCTATGAAAAAAACCCCGGCGCGGATATCGCCACGCGTCAGATGCTGAACAAGCCGCCGTTGCCATTCACCAAAGGCTTGCGTTTGGGCAACATGCCGCAAATTCGTACCGTCGTGGATGAAGAATTAGAAAGCGTATGGACAGGTAAGAAGACGCCGCAACAGGCGTTGGATAGCGCTGTGGAACGCGGTAACGCGCTGCTGCGTCGCTTTGAGCAATCGACGAAGTAATACGCTTCTGTTGAGCAATACCGGGCCGAAGGGAATCGGCCTGTTTCTTTTCTGTTTGCAACGAGTTAGCGCATGACATCATCCCGCCCCGTTTTTCGCAGCAGTTGGTTGCCTTACGTGCTGGTGTTACCCCAATTGCTGATTACCGTGATTTTCTTTATCTGGCCCGCAGGTCAGGCGCTGTGGTATTCGGTACAGAACTTAGATCCGTTTGGGTTATCCAGCGAGTTTGTCGGTATGGAAAACTTCAAGCAACTGTTCAATAACCCCTATTACCTTGATTCATTTTACACCACGCTGATCTTCAGCTTTATGGTAGCCGGGTTTGGCATGTTAATTTCGCTCTTTCTGGCCGCACTGGTGGATCATGTTATTCGCGCCAGCCGCCTGTACCAGACGTTGATTATCCTGCCCTATGCCGTCGCCCCCGCCGTCGCTGCCGTATTGTGGATGTTCCTGTTTAACCCCGGTCTGGGGCTGATTACCCATTTTCTCGGGCTGATGGGCTACACGTGGAACCACGCGCAGCACAGCGGTCAGGCGATGTTTTTAGTGGTGCTGGCGTCGGTGTGGAAGCAGATCAGTTATAATTTCCTATTTTTCCTTGCGGCGCTGCAATCTATCCCTCGTTCACTGGTGGAAGCGGGCGCGATTGATGGTGCCGGGCCGGTACGACGATTCTTCAATCTGGTACTGCCGATGATCTCGCCAGTGAGCTTCTTCCTGCTAGTCGTCAATCTGGTGTACGCCTTTTTCGACACCTTCCCCATTATCGATGCCGCGACGGCCGGAGGCCCCGTGCAGTCGACGACCACGCTGATCTACAAAATCTATCGCGAAGGGTTTGCCGGGCTTGATCTGTCTAGCTCTGCGGCGCAATCGGTGATCTTGATGCTGCTGGTGATCGGGTTGACCGTTATTCAGTTCCGTTTTGTAGAACGGAGAGTGAATTATCAATGAAGGTGAATCAATGAAGGCCAATGACAATGATTGAGAATCGTCGCGGGTTAACTATTTTCAGCCACGTCATGCTGATCGTCGGTATTCTCGCCGTCTTATTTCCGCTGTACGTGGGGTTTGTGGCCGCTACGCTGGATAATCAGGAGGTCTTTCAGGCCCCCATGACGCTCATCCCCGGTACTCATCTATGGGAAAATCTGCGCCACATTTGGTTACACGGCGCGGGCAACAACGGTACGCCATTCGGGCTCATGCTACTGAACAGCTTCGTCATGGCACTGACGATTACGGTGGGGAAAATCACCGTATCGATTCTGTCCGCTTACGCCATCGTCTATTTCCGTTTTCCGCTGCGCAGCCTGTTCTTCTGGATGATTTTTCTGACGCTGATGCTGCCGGTGGAAGTGCGTATTTTCCCGACGGTGGAAGTGATCGCCAGGCTGGACATGATGGACAGTTACACCGGTTTAACGCTGCCGCTGATGGCCTCGGCGACCGCAACCTTCCTGTTTCGCCAATTCTTTATGACGCTGCCGGATGAGCTAATGGAAGCGGCGCGTATCGACGGCGCCAGCCCGATGCGTTTCTTCTTCGACATGGTGTTACCGCTATCGAAAACTAATCTGGCGGCGCTGTTCGTGATCACATTCATCTACGGCTGGAACCAGTACCTGTGGCCGCTGCTGATTATCAGCGATGCCAATCTGGGTACGGCGGTCGCCGGGATTAAAAGCATGATTGCTTCCGGTGACGGAGCGACCCAGTGGAATCAGGTGATGGCCGCGATGCTGCTGACCATGCTGCCGCCGCTGCTGGTGGTGTTACTGATGCAGCGCTGGTTCGTGCGCGGTCTGGTGGACAGCGAAAAATAACTTGAGACGAATTTCGGAAACGCTTATGGCAAGTTTAAAACTTCAGGCCGTCACCAAGTCTTACGATGGCAAAACGCAGGTTATCCACCCCATCGATCTGGATGTCGCAGACGGCGAATTCGTGGTGATGGTGGGGCCATCGGGCTGCGGTAAATCGACGCTGCTGCGCATGGTGGCAGGCCTCGAACGCACCACCAGCGGCGATATCTATATTGATAACCAGCGGGTCACCGATCTGGAACCGAAAGATCGCGGAATTGCGATGGTGTTCCAGAATTATGCGCTTTACCCCCATATGAACGTATTCGACAATATGGCTTACGGCCTGAAAATTCGTGGTTTCGGCAAGGCGCAGATTCGTGAACGCGTGGAAGATGCGGCGCGAATTCTGGAGCTGATGCCGCTGCTGCAACGCAAACCGCGTGAGCTATCAGGCGGACAGCGTCAGCGCGTGGCGATGGGGCGAGCGATCGTGCGTGAACCGGCGGTGTTCCTGTTTGATGAGCCGCTATCAAATCTCGATGCCAAACTGCGCGTACAGATGCGGCTGGAATTACAGCAACTGCACCAACGCCTGAAAACTACCAGCCTGTACGTCACGCACGATCAGGTCGAAGCGATGACGCTGGCCCAGCGCGTCATCGTCATGAATAAAGGCATTGCCGAGCAAATCGGCGCGCCGGCTGATATTTATCGCCGCCCGGCATCGCTGTTTGTCGCCAGTTTCATTGGCTCACCGGCCATGAATCTGTGGACGGGCCGCATTAGCGATGATGGCTGCCGCTTTGAAATTGGCGACGACATCACGCTGGCACTGCCCGAACCAAAGCCGCAGTGGCGCGGCAAGGCATTGACGCTGGGGGTACGACCGGAGCATATTCAATTAGCGACGCGCGAAACCGGCGGCATCCCATTGCACGTGTCCACACTCGAACTGCTGGGCGCGGATAATCTAGCGCACGGTAAGTGGGGCGGACAAAACGTGATCGCGCGACTCTCTTATGAGCACTGCCCCGCTATCGGTTCGACGCTCTGGCTGCATTTACCAACGGCATCATGGCACCTGTTTGATTCGCAAAGCGGATTACGGATGGAATAATGGAAACAACCTGGCCCTACCCGCCCATTGTCGCCCATCGCGGCGGGGGTTCACTGGCACCGGAAAACACGCTGGCAGCGATTGATGTCGGCGCCAGTCTCGGTCACAAGATGATTGAATTTGACGCCAAGCTGTCGCAGGACGGCCAGATTTTCCTCCTACACGACGACACGCTTGAGCGCACCAGCAATGGCTGGGGCATTGCTGGTGAACTGCCGTGGGACACGCTGGTCAGGCTGGATGTCGGCGGCTGGTACGGTCATCAATTTGTGGGTGAACGCCTGCCGCTGCTATCGGAAGTGGCAAAACGCTGCATGCAGTACGGCATGGCGGCCAATATCGAAATTAAACCCACGACCGGATATGAAACCGAAACTGGGCGGGTGATTGCGCTGGCAGCGCGTCAGCTGTGGGCCGATCATCCGGTTGCACCGCTGCTATCTTCGTTCTCTATCGACGCGCTGGAAGCCGCTCAGCAGGCTGCACCGGAACTCCCGCGTGGGTTATTGCTGGATGAATGGAACGAGAACTGGCTGACGCTAACGCGGCGTCTGGGGTGCGTGTCTATCCACCTGAATCACCAATTGCTGACGGCAGAACGCGTTGCGACGCTGAAAGCCGCGGGTTTACGCATTCTGGTTTATACCGTTAACCAACCCGATCGCGCACAAACTTTGCTGGATTGGGGCGTTGACTGTATCTGTACTGACCGGATAGATTTAATCGGGGCAGACTTCGCGACCGGCTGAAGTCTGCCTTTCACCCGTCATCCTGCGTTATCTTGTCATAGCACGCCGCGGCGATGTTGATATCGTCGCAAGAAAATATAATGCGGGGGGGCCTTCTTTCTGACTTGGTGCCGGTAATAAGGCAAGGAAATAGCTTCATGCCCGCATTTATTGTTTCGCTTTGGCACCAGATTTTTCTGTCGTTACCCCTCTTTGTTCTGATTGCGCTCGGCTATAGCCTGATTCGCTACGGTAAATGGCCGACCACCGTGACCGACGGCATGACGCGCTTTGTCTTCTCCGTCGCCATGCCCGCCATGCTGTTCCGCCTGATGGCTGATTTCTCCAAACGTCCGGTGGTGGATGCCCGGCTGCTGATCGCCTTTTTCGGCGGCTGCCTGCTGGTGTTTGTCTTAGGCCGCATCGTGGCACGTAAGGTCTTTCACCTCGATGGTGTCTCCGGCTCGCTGTTTGCGCTGAGCGGCATCTTCTCCAACAACGTGATGCTGGGGCTGCCGATTGCCACGCTGATGCTGGGTGAAGAGGCCATCCCGTCTGTCGCGCTGGTCGTCGTGTTTAACGGGCTTATTTTGTGGACGCTGGTGACGGTGTCGGTGGAGTGGGCGCGTAACGGGGCGTTGTCGCTACAGGGTTTCACCAAAACCGCGCTGGGCGTGCTGAAGAACCCGCTGATTATCGGCATCTTGTCCGGTACGGCGTTTAGCCTGACCGGTTTGCCGCTGCCGTCATATATCGATCAGCCGCTTGCCATGCTGGGGCAGATTGCCGCACCGCTGTCGCTGGTAGCACTGGGGATGGGGCTGGCGGAATACCGTGTGCGTGACGGCTGGCAGATCAGTACGGCGATTTGCACGATCAAGCTGCTGGTACAGCCGCTAGCGATCTGGGGGATTGCGATTGCACTTGGCCTGCCGGAAATGGAAACGCGTGCGGTTGTGCTGCTGGGGTCGATGGCGGTGGGCGTTAACGTCTATCTGATGTCGCGCCAGTTTGATGTGCTGGGTGGCCCGGTGGCATCAAGCCTGTTGCTATCAACGGCGCTGGCGGCGCTAACCACGCCGTTGATTCTGACGCTGATGGGTGTGCGGTTATAAGGCCGCAGTAGTCTCAGGGGTTCTGTTTAATCGGCGGCGGCGGTGTGGCACTCTGTGACCGTTGTAAATCCTGTTGGATCTGCTGTTGGCGCTGTTGCTGCAACTGCTGGTTGCGCTGCTGGAGCTGCTGATTCAACTGCCGTTGCTGTAATTTCTGGCTCTGCTGCATAGTCTGCTGCAACTGTTTCTGGCTGCTGATACCGCTCTCAAACTGCTGCTGAGGCGTGGGCGCTGGCGGCGTGTTAGCGGTTGCTAGAAGCGGCAGACCGAGCAGCACAGCACAGGCCAATAATGTCGTAGGGTGTTTCATTAAACCTCCACACAGGCTGTATGCCTGCATCGTGTTCTCATCAGTACATTAGCCTAATGTTTTTCCTTAAGTGTAATCGCTGTAGAGGAAAACGTCGTGCAGAGTAATCCGCAATCCTACATGCACAGGTTTTGGGTTGCCCTGTTGGAATGCGCTATACTGCGGCGGAATTTTCCTTTGTGGTTGACGCTATCTCATGTTCCATATCGCGCTCTATGCGCCTCAAATTGCACCAAACACCGGCAATATTATTCGACTGGCGGCTAACAACGGCTGTACGCTTCATGTGATTGAACCATTGGGGTTTGATTTTGAAGAGAAAAAACTACGCCGGGCGGGGCTGGATTACCACGATCTGGCGAGCGTCAGCCGTCATAAAAATTATCAGGATTTTCTGGCTGCCGTTCCCGGCAAACGCATCTTCGCCTGTACGACTAAAGGCAGTCGCCCTTATGACCAGCCAGCCTACCGTCCAGGTGATGTCT contains:
- the ugpQ gene encoding glycerophosphodiester phosphodiesterase, whose translation is METTWPYPPIVAHRGGGSLAPENTLAAIDVGASLGHKMIEFDAKLSQDGQIFLLHDDTLERTSNGWGIAGELPWDTLVRLDVGGWYGHQFVGERLPLLSEVAKRCMQYGMAANIEIKPTTGYETETGRVIALAARQLWADHPVAPLLSSFSIDALEAAQQAAPELPRGLLLDEWNENWLTLTRRLGCVSIHLNHQLLTAERVATLKAAGLRILVYTVNQPDRAQTLLDWGVDCICTDRIDLIGADFATG
- a CDS encoding tRNA (cytidine(34)-2'-O)-methyltransferase — encoded protein: MFHIALYAPQIAPNTGNIIRLAANNGCTLHVIEPLGFDFEEKKLRRAGLDYHDLASVSRHKNYQDFLAAVPGKRIFACTTKGSRPYDQPAYRPGDVLLFGSETSGLPDEIRNGFASDFRIRIPMQANNRSLNLSNAVAIISYEAWRQNGFGGCR
- a CDS encoding AEC family transporter: MPAFIVSLWHQIFLSLPLFVLIALGYSLIRYGKWPTTVTDGMTRFVFSVAMPAMLFRLMADFSKRPVVDARLLIAFFGGCLLVFVLGRIVARKVFHLDGVSGSLFALSGIFSNNVMLGLPIATLMLGEEAIPSVALVVVFNGLILWTLVTVSVEWARNGALSLQGFTKTALGVLKNPLIIGILSGTAFSLTGLPLPSYIDQPLAMLGQIAAPLSLVALGMGLAEYRVRDGWQISTAICTIKLLVQPLAIWGIAIALGLPEMETRAVVLLGSMAVGVNVYLMSRQFDVLGGPVASSLLLSTALAALTTPLILTLMGVRL
- the ugpE gene encoding sn-glycerol-3-phosphate ABC transporter permease UgpE, with the translated sequence MIENRRGLTIFSHVMLIVGILAVLFPLYVGFVAATLDNQEVFQAPMTLIPGTHLWENLRHIWLHGAGNNGTPFGLMLLNSFVMALTITVGKITVSILSAYAIVYFRFPLRSLFFWMIFLTLMLPVEVRIFPTVEVIARLDMMDSYTGLTLPLMASATATFLFRQFFMTLPDELMEAARIDGASPMRFFFDMVLPLSKTNLAALFVITFIYGWNQYLWPLLIISDANLGTAVAGIKSMIASGDGATQWNQVMAAMLLTMLPPLLVVLLMQRWFVRGLVDSEK
- a CDS encoding type II toxin-antitoxin system ParD family antitoxin yields the protein MPRTTSITIGEQLDDFVSKLIDSGRYSSTSEVIRSALRLLEQQESKTEALKKAIYAGEQSGESSLTLREIAAKKKRELNV
- the ugpA gene encoding sn-glycerol-3-phosphate ABC transporter permease UgpA produces the protein MTSSRPVFRSSWLPYVLVLPQLLITVIFFIWPAGQALWYSVQNLDPFGLSSEFVGMENFKQLFNNPYYLDSFYTTLIFSFMVAGFGMLISLFLAALVDHVIRASRLYQTLIILPYAVAPAVAAVLWMFLFNPGLGLITHFLGLMGYTWNHAQHSGQAMFLVVLASVWKQISYNFLFFLAALQSIPRSLVEAGAIDGAGPVRRFFNLVLPMISPVSFFLLVVNLVYAFFDTFPIIDAATAGGPVQSTTTLIYKIYREGFAGLDLSSSAAQSVILMLLVIGLTVIQFRFVERRVNYQ
- a CDS encoding sn-glycerol-3-phosphate import ATP-binding protein UgpC, with protein sequence MASLKLQAVTKSYDGKTQVIHPIDLDVADGEFVVMVGPSGCGKSTLLRMVAGLERTTSGDIYIDNQRVTDLEPKDRGIAMVFQNYALYPHMNVFDNMAYGLKIRGFGKAQIRERVEDAARILELMPLLQRKPRELSGGQRQRVAMGRAIVREPAVFLFDEPLSNLDAKLRVQMRLELQQLHQRLKTTSLYVTHDQVEAMTLAQRVIVMNKGIAEQIGAPADIYRRPASLFVASFIGSPAMNLWTGRISDDGCRFEIGDDITLALPEPKPQWRGKALTLGVRPEHIQLATRETGGIPLHVSTLELLGADNLAHGKWGGQNVIARLSYEHCPAIGSTLWLHLPTASWHLFDSQSGLRME
- the ltnD gene encoding L-threonate dehydrogenase is translated as MKKTSDYAVAVIGLGSMGFGAAASCINAGLTTYGVDINPQALERLRQAGAAQADTRIDAFADKLDAVVLLVVNAAQVNGILFGESQVAAKLKPGTVVMVSSTISAQDAKNIEQRLAEHQLIMLDAPVSGGAAKAAAGDMTVMASGSDLAFEKLKPVLDAVAGKVYRIGAEIGLGATVKIIHQLLAGVHIAAGAEAMALAARADIPLDIMYDVVTNAAGNSWMFENRMRHVVDGDYTPKSAVDIFVKDLGLVTDTAKSLHFPLPLASTAFNMFTAASNAGFGKEDDSAVIKIFNGITLPEKKEAP
- a CDS encoding type II toxin-antitoxin system RelE/ParE family toxin, with product MYKLSNLAVEDFAGIFEYTLINYGISQADNYTESLENTLILLAESPYIGQEYPEISQGVRRFDHRQHAIFYRIREEDLLIIRILHQQMEPMCHFFDI
- the ugpB gene encoding sn-glycerol-3-phosphate ABC transporter substrate-binding protein UgpB gives rise to the protein MFNNTIRKTHAIRTAAACVALALMSASAQAATEIPFWHSMEGELGKEVNSLADRFNKAHSDVKIVPVYKGNYEQNLAAGIAAYRAGNAPAILQVYEVGTATMMASKAIKPVYEVFKDAGIQFDESVFVPTVSGYYTDAKSGHLLSQPFNSSTPVLYYNKDAFKKAGLDPEQPPKTWQQVADYTAKLRAAGMKCGYASGWQGWIQIENFSAWHGLPVASKNNGFDGTDAVLEFNKPTQVKHIQLLQDMNKKGDFTYFGRKDEPTEKFYNGDCAITTASSGSLADIRQHAKFNYGVGMMPYDADVEGAPQNAIIGGASLWVMGGKDAATYKGVAEFMKFLAEPENAAEWHQKTGYLPITTAAYELTQKQGFYEKNPGADIATRQMLNKPPLPFTKGLRLGNMPQIRTVVDEELESVWTGKKTPQQALDSAVERGNALLRRFEQSTK
- the ygbI gene encoding DNA-binding transcriptional repressor YgbI, with the protein product MIPVERHQQILALIAERGVVSINELTERLGVSHMTVRRDVQKLEQDGLLLSVSGGVRSPERLAIEPSHQVKSVMFSQQKEAIGKLAAQHIPLNSCIYLDAGTTTLSLARELAERDDLLIVTNDFVIAAFLIDSSQCRMIHTGGTLCRENRSCVGEAVAQALRNLFIDIAFISASSWSLRGLSTPNEDKVVVKRAVVEASRKRVLLCDTSKYGRIATHLATPLSVFDSIITDDGLPAAAKEALSKMGVEVLVA